In one Lycorma delicatula isolate Av1 chromosome 5, ASM4794821v1, whole genome shotgun sequence genomic region, the following are encoded:
- the LOC142324585 gene encoding uncharacterized protein LOC142324585: protein MDAMSKKEKLARGSAVIKVMRVNPRPGRFLKGYIDPRKIPKAPPKPNAAKGMAAEMPHLDLKNAVYTFQPSSAKINVENPFGVDCVEDPCNIPIYDDDDVMAGLPDGDKLLTWFGYREWARSINPPQDGNLAEHFNILLGLLMSMAVDKENENFPDVEAYPCVQFLRTIVTPDGDVPYNIGCLIAYLEYIAMRILEES, encoded by the coding sequence ATGGATGCTATGTCAAAGAAGGAAAAGTTGGCTCGAGGATCAGCCGTTATCAAAGTTATGAGAGTAAATCCTCGTCCAGGAAGATTCTTAAAAGGTTACATTGATCCTCGTAAAATACCAAAGGCGCCACCGAAACCGAATGCAGCTAAAGGTATGGCGGCTGAAATGCCTcatcttgatttaaaaaatgctGTGTACACTTTCCAACCGAGTAGTGCAAAAATTAACGTCGAAAATCCATTTGGAGTCGATTGTGTAGAGGATCCGTGTAATATACCGATATATGATGACGATGATGTTATGGCGGGATTACCGGACGGTGATAAGTTACTGACCTGGTTCGGATATAGAGAATGGGCCAGAAGCATCAATCCTCCACAAGACGGAAACCTTGccgaacattttaatattttgctcGGTTTACTTATGAGTATGGCAGTagacaaagaaaatgaaaactttcCAGATGTAGAAGCATATCCTTGCGTTCAGTTTCTAAGGACTATAGTAACGCCGGATGGTGATGTTCCTTACAACATAGGCTGTCTAATTGCTTATTTAGAATATATTGCGATGAGAATTCTTGAAGAATCTTAA